From the Huiozyma naganishii CBS 8797 chromosome 2, complete genome genome, one window contains:
- the HST3 gene encoding NAD-dependent histone deacetylase HST3 (similar to Saccharomyces cerevisiae HST3 (YOR025W); ancestral locus Anc_5.612) produces MTTSIQLLTGDQRSSSFDETDLTINQVRRVTVENGRIPCKLVRAQSVVGAKPRRKREDFITEKLIHISELDEDNVLLQNINKSLSRSKRIIVLTGAGISCNAGIPDFRSANGLYKQVKSEYPKINISSGQEMFDISLFRDEMKISVWATFMEKLYSSVQTARPTKTHRFIAHLKNRNKMLRCYTQNIDGLENNLGLELSSKGQTKTYLNELETNSLHNIHQQLQEKEQEKKEGFNATWKNFDVVQLHGDLNTLNCTKCFHIVQWSRSYARSFRRGELPSCPNCAEINMKRSQQGKRVVDTVGLLRPNIVLYGENHPSGEIISQGLNFDICKGKPDFFIIMGTSLKVDGVKKLVKQISKQVHEKGGLVVLVNKTSIGDSSWHGIIDYQIWEDCDSWVDFLEDEIPDFFKAQRQVERQRQLKREASELRKSKAEETKRTKESESFNTPPTTPVREELMLEEKDGGEKDMKGGVLNDIKRKLIATGDDFRECKRAKNISTL; encoded by the coding sequence ATGACAACGTCTATACAACTCCTCACAGGAGATCAAAGGTCTTCGTCCTTTGACGAGACGGATCTAACGATAAACCAAGTCAGGAGGGTTACAGTCGAAAATGGTAGAATTCCCTGCAAACTGGTCCGTGCCCAATCTGTCGTTGGTGCTAAACCGCGAAGGAAAAGGGAGGATTTTATTACAGAAAAGCTGATTCACATTTCAGAATTGGATGAGGATAATGTGCTGTTGCAGAATATTAATAAATCGTTGAGCAGATCGAAGAGAATTATTGTTCTGACGGGCGCCGGTATCTCGTGTAATGCCGGTATCCCAGATTTTCGTTCTGCAAACGGGCTATACAAGCAGGTGAAATCGGAGTACCCGAAGATCAACATTAGTTCAGGCCAAGAGATGTTTGATATTTCGCTGTTTAGAGACGAGATGAAGATCTCTGTCTGGGCTACTTTCATGGAAAAGCTGTACAGCAGTGTCCAGACAGCGAGACCAACCAAGACACACAGATTTATTGCACACTTAAAAAACAGAAATAAAATGCTGCGTTGCTATACGCAAAATATTGATGGTTTAGAGAACAACCTGGGTCTCGAATTGTCGAGTAAGGGACAAACCAAGACTTACCTCAATGAGCTAGAGACCAATAGCTTGCACAATATACATCAACAgctacaagaaaaagagcaggaaaagaaagagggCTTCAATGCCACTTGGAAGAATTTTGACGTCGTTCAACTGCATGGTGATCTGAACACTTTAAACTGTACCAAATGTTTTCACATTGTGCAATGGAGTAGGTCATATGCAAGGTCTTTCCGCAGGGGAGAACTTCCCTCTTGCCCAAATTGTGCTGAAATCAATATGAAGAGGTCGCAACAGGGCAAAAGGGTAGTTGATACGGTTGGACTTCTGAGGCCGAATATAGTCCTGTACGGTGAGAACCACCCTTCTGGTGAAATAATATCTCAAGGCCTGAATTTTGATATCTGCAAGGGGAAGCCCGACTTCTTTATTATCATGGGTACTAGTTTGAAAGTTGATGGTGTTAAAAAACTTGTAAAACAGATCAGCAAACAGGTCCATGAAAAGGGCGGACTTGTGGTACTTGTCAACAAAACTAGCATCGGTGATTCTTCGTGGCATGGCATTATCGACTATCAAATCTGGGAAGACTGCGACAGCTGGGTTGATTTCCTGGAAGACGAAATCCctgattttttcaaagcacAAAGACAAGTTGAAAGACAAAGGCAGCTGAAAAGAGAGGCCAGCGAATTGAGAAAGAGTAAAGCCGAAGAAACCAAAAGAACTAAAGAGTCGGAAAGCTTCAACACACCTCCCACGACCCCAGTAAGAGAAGAACTTATGTTAGAAGAAAAAGACGGTGGTGAAAAGGATATGAAGGGGGGCGTTCTGAATGACATTAAACGAAAACTAATAGCTACGGGAGATGACTTTCGTGAGTGCAAAAGggcaaaaaatatttcaactCTCTAA
- the SNF1 gene encoding AMP-activated serine/threonine-protein kinase catalytic subunit SNF1 (similar to Saccharomyces cerevisiae SNF1 (YDR477W); ancestral locus Anc_5.611): MDNQSDASSKHHHHHHHHHHHSGGSSHSSSGQRPRLSDGSRIGNYQIVKTLGEGSFGKVKLAYHITTNQKVALKIINKKVLAKSDMQGRIEREISYLRLLRHPHIIKLYDVIKSKDEIIIVIEFASNELFDYIIQRDKMSEQEARRFFQQIISAVEYCHRHKIVHRDLKPENLLLDEDLNVKIADFGLSNIMTDGNFLKTSCGSPNYAAPEVISGKLYAGPEVDVWSCGVILYVMLCRRLPFDDESIPVLFKNISNGVYILPKFLSLGAANLIKKMLIVNPLNRISISEIFKDEWFQVDLPDHLIPDYLKGGNGDDFEGKGNDAMEDNQPEEIDDDLVNALSRTMGYDKEEIYESLESNEDNSNLNEIRDAYMLMKENKSLLENLNKGNDESANNGDALDTFLAQAPPSYQKKQASGTAVETADGQQALQQETPISSAPPQDRHEKKRHASSTTRHRTYHQAPFMDQSKEEDSTISILPTSLPQIHRANMLAQGFPAASKISPLVNKKSKTRWHFGIRSHSYPLDVMGEIYIALKNLGAEWAKPSEEDLWTIRVRWKYDVEQNRTNNEKIPDLMKMVIQLFQIETNNYLVDFKFDGWESSYGEATRHSTISDDEMSTFSAYPFLHLTTKLIMELAVNSQNA, translated from the coding sequence aTGGATAACCAATCAGACGCCTCTTCGAAACATcatcaccaccatcaccaccatcaccaccacagtgGGGGGAGTTCACACTCCTCTAGTGGACAGCGTCCGAGACTGTCCGATGGTTCCAGAATCGGTAACTACCAGATCGTCAAGACTCTGGGTGAGGGGTCCTTCGGTAAAGTGAAACTGGCGTACCACATCACGACAAACCAAAAAGTCGCGCTGAAAATCATCAATAAGAAAGTTTTAGCCAAGAGCGATATGCAAGGTAGAATTGAGAGAGAGATTTCGTACTTGAGGTTGTTGAGACACCCACATATCATCAAGCTGTACGATGTCATCAAGTCCAAGGATGAGATTATCATTGTGATAGAGTTTGCAAGCAATGAGCTGTTCGACTACATTATCCAACGAGACAAAATGAGCGAACAGGAGGCCAGGAGGTTTTTCCAGCAAATCATCAGTGCAGTGGAATACTGCCACAGACATAAGATCGTTCACAGAGACTTGAAACCCGAAAACCTGTTGCTAGATGAGGACCTGAACGTTAAGATCGCCGATTTTGGGCTTTCCAACATTATGACAGATGGTAATTTCCTGAAGACGTCCTGCGGGTCCCCCAACTACGCTGCGCCGGAGGTGATCAGTGGGAAACTGTACGCGGGGCCCGAAGTGGACGTCTGGTCTTGTGGTGTTATTCTCTACGTCATGCTCTGCCGTCGTTTGCCCTTCGATGATGAAAGCATCCCCgtgctgttcaagaatatTAGTAACGGTGTCTACATCCTACCCAAATTCTTGTCTCTCGGTGCAGCCAATCTGATCAAGAAAATGCTGATTGTCAACCCATTGAACAGAATCAGCATCAGTGAGATATTCAAAGATGAGTGGTTCCAAGTTGACTTGCCCGATCATTTGATTCCAGACTACTTGAAGGGAGGAAACGGCGATGATTTCGAGGGTAAGGGCAACGACGCCATGGAGGACAATCAGCCAGAGGAAATTGATGACGACCTAGTCAATGCATTGTCGAGAACTATGGGCTATGATAAAGAGGAAATCTACGAATCATTGGAGTCGAACGAGGATAACTCAAACTTGAATGAAATCAGAGACGCCTACATGCTGATGAAGGAAAACAAATCGCTCTTGGAAAACCTAAACAAGGGCAATGACGAGTCTGCCAACAACGGTGATGCACTTGACACTTTCCTGGCGCAGGCTCCGCCATCTTACCAAAAGAAGCAGGCTTCTGGCACGGCCGTTGAAACCGCAGACGGCCAGCAAGCACTGCAGCAGGAGACGCCAATTAGTTCTGCACCCCCACAGGACCGTCATGAGAAGAAACGTCACGCAAGCTCAACGACTAGACACAGAACGTACCACCAGGCTCCCTTCATGGACCAGTCgaaagaggaggactcCACGATCTCCATTTTGCCTACGTCTCTGCCCCAAATCCACAGAGCTAACATGCTAGCACAGGGGTTCCCAGCTGCGTCTAAGATATCGCCTTTGGTAAACAAGAAATCGAAAACGAGATGGCATTTCGGTATACGATCTCATTCGTACCCGTTGGATGTCATGGGCGAGATTTACATtgctttgaagaatctAGGTGCCGAGTGGGCCAAACCTTCCGAAGAGGATTTGTGGACCATAAGAGTCAGATGGAAGTACGACGTCGAACAAAATAGAACCAACAACGAAAAGATTCCTGATCTGATGAAAATGGTTATCCAGTTGTTTCAAATCGAGACGAACAACTATCTGGTCGATTTTAAGTTCGATGGTTGGGAGAGTAGTTACGGTGAGGCAACAAGACACTCCACCATCTCCGACGACGAGATGAGTACCTTTTCTGCTTACCCATTCTTACATTTGACCACGAAACTGATTATGGAGCTGGCCGTGAACAGTCAAAACGCATGA
- the KNAG0B03240 gene encoding uncharacterized protein (similar to Saccharomyces cerevisiae JIP4 (YDR475C) and YOR019W; ancestral locus Anc_5.609), translated as MDCSEDDERLRTTYRRVRFDTVASTTGDLQGHSAKFGKSVSFDTVPSVLGSSNYEGSFQGVRLPSRFDAWEMDQISDNGIIFDDVVSKFHHLSNNMDKLFIVTPEGKVVRRDYPSTPMITNDSMILMQVHDQWRSDWETKREKLVTNWNRIQERQGISQYKTRGGIGTGLKARKLRLVNSQLENDYMPRTVVCNISGRRHTWVALDWTLDRLAKNGDHIIVVANLPKLTKTNTTQAYDLYPWGDTGYSAADVFPACLNILEYSKFLLSKSNKHVKITIEVSVGKTKKILLDAVNLYHPNALVVGTTKWERTDTLVEKKSNCLKDKLCLYCPIPVFIVPAKRMYVFEHELQIKYSTSKPLPRTTPLPNFTLNSSDSFSTGHSTKVNTSSKIVRAIDSKGNDDVDDAAVVDKLYSVARKYRRVMRQQISENKLDRSLTASKRHLLDLDIIIDTSTKCSIEIDTLPQTEHDAPYNQNDDLLKGFGKLKRVITGGTPVYRSNPRPMIDMVGTRGDAERRSKTRVSQIKFAPAAKQKDGLGGLGRKTKEVDTNSRKKKKKKRKDKISQKLGSTSSKMSAISGGLTSTTSHETTGSKRLSVFKSNKTFSSRRGSSSSDKSTASTESSTRKSLSKLFGFK; from the coding sequence ATGGACTGTTCAGAAGATGACGAAAGGTTGCGAACAACGTACAGAAGAGTGCGTTTTGACACTGTGGCTTCCACCACTGGAGATTTGCAGGGTCACTCTGCAAAATTCGGCAAGTCCGTCTCGTTTGATACAGTTCCCTCCGTTTTGGGATCCTCGAATTATGAGGGTAGTTTCCAAGGGGTCAGGTTACCGTCGCGGTTTGACGCCTGGGAGATGGATCAAATATCTGACAATGGTATCATATTCGATGACGTcgtttcaaaatttcacCATCTCTCGAACAACATGGATAAACTGTTCATCGTAACCCCGGAGGGGAAAGTGGTCAGAAGAGATTATCCCAGCACGCCAATGATCACTAACGATTCGATGATTCTAATGCAGGTCCACGATCAGTGGCGCAGTGATTGGGAAACAAAGCGGGAGAAATTGGTCACAAATTGGAACCGCATTCAAGAGAGACAAGGTATCTCACAGTACAAGACCCGCGGTGGTATCGGTACGGGGCTCAAGGCGAGGAAGCTAAGGCTGGTGAATTCGCAGCTCGAAAATGACTACATGCCAAGGACCGTGGTGTGCAATATCAGTGGTAGAAGGCACACATGGGTGGCCCTAGATTGGACACTAGATAGACTGGCCAAGAATGGTGATCATATCATTGTAGTGGCAAACCTCCCGAAACTAACAAAGACCAACACAACGCAAGCATATGACCTGTACCCTTGGGGGGATACAGGGTACTCGGCGGCAGACGTTTTCCCAGCATGTTTGAACATTTTAGAGTATTCCAAATTCCTACTTTCTAAAAGCAACAAGCACGTTAAAATTACTATCGAAGTCTCTGTTGGtaaaaccaaaaaaatcttGCTCGATGCAGTCAACTTATACCATCCAAATGCACTTGTAGTGGGGACGACAAAATGGGAAAGAACGGATACTTTGGTAGAAAAGAAATCCAATTGCTTGAAGGACAAGTTGTGTCTTTACTGCCCAATTCCAGTGTTTATTGTCCCCGCTAAAAGAATGTACGTATTTGAACATGAGCTCCAAATCAAATACTCTACAAGTAAGCCACTGCCTCGAACTACGCCATTGCCAAATTTTACTCTCAACTCTTCTGACTCCTTCAGCACAGGTCATTCAACTAAAGTAAATACCAGTTCTAAAATAGTTAGGGCAATCGACTCAAAGGGGAACGACGACGTAGATGATGCTGCCGTTGTGGACAAGCTATACTCTGTGGCAAGAAAATACAGGAGAGTGATGAGACAGCAGATCTCCGAGAACAAATTGGACAGATCACTTACAGCATCGAAAAGACACTTGCTGGATTTGGACATCATAATAGATACCTCTACTAAATGCTCCATTGAAATCGACACTCTACCGCAGACGGAACATGACGCCCCATACAATCAGAACGACGATCTTCTGAAGGGGTTTGgaaagttgaaaagagTTATAACAGGCGGGACTCCAGTGTACCGTTCAAACCCTAGACCTATGATAGATATGGTGGGGACGAGAGGGGATGCGGAGAGACGTTCCAAAACAAGGGTATCTCAAATCAAGTTTGCGCCTGCAGCAAAACAGAAAGACGGCTTAGGTGGGTTGGGGAGGAAAACCAAAGAAGTTGATACGAATAGcaggaagaagaagaagaaaaaaaggaaggaTAAAATCTCACAAAAGTTGGGTAGTACCAGCTCGAAAATGTCAGCCATTAGTGGGGGTCTGACGAGTACCACCTCTCATGAAACAACAGGTAGTAAGAGACTCTCTGTGTTTAAAAGTAACAAGACATTTTCAAGTAGAAGGggtagcagcagcagcgatAAATCAACAGCCAGTACAGAGAGTAGCACCAGGAAAAGCTTATCCAAATTATTCGGTTTTAAGTAA
- the MCO10 gene encoding Mco10p (similar to Saccharomyces cerevisiae YOR020W-A; ancestral locus Anc_5.606), with translation MSGYKILGRTFQPQTLAIATLLGVGSVAVFFSRKSPSAAGTHGEQPSKSKVADSDTDIDVEKLLKNIINEDSTEKKV, from the coding sequence ATGAGCGGATATAAAATTCTTGGAAGAACATTTCAACCACAGACCTTAGCTATTGCAACTTTGCTAGGTGTGGGTTCAGTTgctgtatttttttcaaggaAATCTCCGTCAGCAGCTGGGACGCATGGTGAACAACCTTCGAAGTCTAAGGTTGCAGATAGTGACACCGATAttgatgttgaaaaacTACTGAAGAACATAATCAATGAAGATTCAACCGAAAAGAAGGTGTGA
- the DDL1 gene encoding putative carboxylic ester hydrolase (similar to Saccharomyces cerevisiae YOR022C; ancestral locus Anc_5.604): MLTSISKPSTARRVIAFVRTISTNWYYATDVPLTKPHEKKYKPDTLPKEFKKFTTQDSIKLQTIYTQKNTDKVNIPTSVAVSEDELFAVDLQKMELKPVYWEGPSYEVRRGVWFYSDGTPLPEKFTLEIERLSKQIDASSDTDEIDSVEKLDHGPFSDGKYVMFTSAKEAYILKDLDGGTLHMKYLKSGLAQYLTINGVRIVRQELNSTDQDKTGTKTKNGSQRETSKNKEQLSSKMPESGTSKRNQESNVSWANWDFFNLLHSYWSAPTTEDKSEVKKIEEERSKRKSDSDYVDQNNSPTHSTKRKVKHLVLCVHGIGQTLGKKYEYVNFSHTVNLLRSNIKKIYQESEDLQTINKNACTDDWKTNCQVQVLPITWRHTIGFQTEPVDKNTKDPDLPTLSNITVNGILPLRRMLGDIAVDVLLYEEPFYRKQILNEVTKQLNTVYELFKERNTEFNGEIHLIGHSLGSVILFDILSNSKRYHLNFDTNKFFCIGSPVGLLKLVQRTKIGPRTSATKALRKVIYPSCTDLYNLYHECDPVAYRMEPLVDPEMSHYKQAYIPHLNAFDGITSKVLEVGNNILDGMPSPSADQKERGRKKNKHVQLPSDLVNLMTQLNYSGRIDYSMTPNALEMDMIATIKSHVSYFEDADIAGFILRELLTKRSLHQRIDLELTEGGLMQTVKENS; encoded by the coding sequence ATGCTGACCTCAATATCGAAACCGTCCACAGCCCGAAGGGTCATAGCGTTTGTGAGAACTATTTCCACAAACTGGTATTATGCCACAGATGTCCCGTTGACAAAACCTCATGAAAAGAAGTACAAACCAGATACATTGCccaaagagttcaaaaaGTTCACCACGCAGGACTCCATAAAGTTACAAACGATATACACTCAGAAAAATACAGACAAAGTCAACATCCCCACATCTGTTGCAGTAAGTGAGGATGAACTGTTTGCAGTGGACTTACAAAAGATGGAATTGAAACCCGTATATTGGGAAGGTCCATCTTACGAAGTTAGAAGGGGCGTTTGGTTTTATTCCGACGGGACACCGCTACCTGAAAAATTTACTCTTGAAATAGAAAGACTCTCTAAACAAATTGATGCTTCCTCGGACACTGATGAAATTGATAGCGTGGAAAAGCTTGATCACGGCCCTTTCAGTGATGGTAAGTATGTAATGTTTACCAGCGCAAAGGAAGCATATATCTTGAAAGATTTGGACGGCGGAACCTTGCATATGAAATATCTGAAGTCCGGCCTAGCTCAGTACTTAACGATAAATGGTGTTCGGATTGTGAGGCAGGAGCTAAATTCGACCGATCAAGATAAGACCGGTACTAAAACAAAGAATGGATCGCAGAGAGAAACCAGTAAGAATAAAGAACAACTATCGAGTAAAATGCCTGAAAGCGGAAcatcaaaaagaaatcagGAGTCAAACGTATCCTGGGCAAATTGGGACTTCTTTAATCTATTGCACTCTTACTGGTCCGCTCCTACTACAGAGGATAAGAGtgaagtaaaaaaaatagagGAGGAACgatcaaaaagaaagagtGATTCTGATTATGTTGATCAGAACAACTCGCCCACCCATTCcacaaaaagaaaagtgaAACATTTGGTTTTGTGTGTCCATGGAATTGGTCAAACTTTGGGAAAGAAGTACGAATATGTCAACTTTTCCCATACTGTGAACTTGCTGCGATCCAACATAAAGAAAATTTACCAAGAATCTGAAGATCTTCAAACGATAAATAAAAATGCTTGCACAGACGACTGGAAGACAAACTGCCAGGTACAGGTCCTCCCCATAACATGGAGACATACCATTGGGTTTCAAACGGAACCAGTAGACAAGAACACTAAAGATCCTGACTTACCCACCCTTTCGAATATAACAGTAAACGGTATTCTCCCGCTCCGCCGAATGCTAGGCGACATTGCAGTGGATGTGCTTCTTTATGAAGAGCCATTCTACCGGAAACAGATACTGAACGAAGTTACGAAACAACTGAATACTGTTTACGAGTTATTCAAAGAACGGAATACCGAATTCAACGGAGAAATTCATTTAATCGGTCACTCTCTGGGGAGCGTTATcttgtttgatattctGTCCAACTCCAAAAGGTATCATTTAAATTTTGATACCAacaaatttttttgcattgGGTCCCCTGTAGGTCTATTGAAATTAGTCCAACGAACCAAGATAGGCCCCAGAACATCTGCTACCAAAGCCTTAAGGAAGGTAATTTATCCTAGCTGCACCGACTTGTACAACTTATACCATGAGTGTGATCCAGTTGCATATAGGATGGAACCCCTTGTTGACCCAGAAATGTCACATTATAAGCAGGCGTACATACCTCATTTGAATGCCTTTGATGGAATAACTTCGAAGGTTTTGGAAGTGGGAAATAATATTCTCGATGGGATGCCTTCCCCCTCTGCCGACCAGAAAGAAAGgggaaggaaaaaaaataaacatGTTCAACTGCCGTCGGACTTAGTAAATCTAATGACACAACTAAATTATTCAGGGCGCATTGACTATTCAATGACTCCTAATGCGCTTGAAATGGACATGATCGCAACAATAAAATCTCATGTATcttattttgaagatgcAGATATTGCGGGATTCATTTTAAGAGAACTCCTAACGAAAAGGTCACTCCatcaaagaattgatcTCGAGCTTACTGAAGGTGGTTTAATGCAAACTGTGAAAGAAAATTCCTAA